In Procambarus clarkii isolate CNS0578487 chromosome 60, FALCON_Pclarkii_2.0, whole genome shotgun sequence, one genomic interval encodes:
- the boca gene encoding LDLR chaperone boca, with protein sequence MMEERQGFLLLCLLVFLSSLAWGKKFEGEEKPAWAKKDIRDYNDADLERLLDQWEEDEEPLPDDELPEHLRPRPTINFDPSNIGNPEELLKMSKKGHTLMMFVQVKDELSPDRAEEITKIWQGSLFNNHIQAERYMVDKRRAIFMFKDGAQAWEAKDFLIEQQELKECSLENKVYHGRFTPEGKVAYGDTETKKPKSKSKKKEEL encoded by the exons ATGATGGAAGAGAGGCAAGGTTTCCTGCTGCTGTGTCTCCTCGTGTTTCTCTCGTCTTTGGCGTGGGGAAAAAAGTTCGAGGGAGAAGAGAAGCCGGCCTGGGCCAAGAAGGACATTAGAGACTATAATGATGCCGATTTGGAGAGACTACTGGATCAGTGGGAG GAAGATGAGGAACCATTGCCAGACGATGAGCTACCTGAGCACCTCAGACCTCGGCCTACAATAAACTTTGATCCCTCAAATATTGGGAATCCGGAAGAACTGTTAAAAATGAGCAAGAAGGGCCATACACTTATGATGTTTGTACAAGTGAAGGATGAGTTGAGTCCTGACAGGGCGGAAGAAATTACAAAAATTTGGCAGGGTTCCCTTTTCAACAACCACATACAAGCAGAGAG ATATATGGTTGATAAACGACGAGCAATTTTCATGTTCAAAGATGGTGCTCAGGCATGGGAGGCTAAAGACTTCTTGATAGAGCAGCAGGAGTTGAAAGAGTGTTCACTAGAGAATAAGGTGTACCATGGACGCTTTACACCTGAG GGGAAGGTTGCATACGGGGATACTGAAACAAAGAAGCCCAAGTCTAAATCCAAGAAAAAGGAAGAGCTATAA
- the LOC123766862 gene encoding uncharacterized protein isoform X1 produces MPLPSPYRNPGRWRAVVFQQEVRHGTAGCLLSLVLLAPLLVPEWGVGRVLAGVLLYSCLLVPAVTNYFSISRLLLRLARALIHGWNKGGSALHTGLAASLGYVVSWAAHWMQNTFRQFLYCLLNALALPFIILYCVLRLLHRVYLTFDGFRITSNQVVFFLLLQQLVTPLAHLTALYFLLFYTVLHYLHKALFTRRWSGALHATEVRDLIRLTAWYMVVRLGKGVAMSFVLVMFTLQFNHVEADLVYIVTTFLYFVVTQRKWTGNERIVMWIRTLEMEFLEEEEEFWVPMLLRGVPVAASVCVAAPLTVSCPGLVLVAVYTNLLVPGLLLRAEYLAHEARDGVVTSKCRRATAEEIAHNSTCPVCLEEVRQGRVTPCRHLYHAACLRRCLALSPLCPLCKQTI; encoded by the exons ATGCCGCTGCCTTCCCCATACCGTAACCCGGGCCGCTGGCGAGCCGTTGTATTCCAGCAAGAGGTCAGACACGGCACTGCAG GTTGTCTGCTGTCTCTGGTGCTGCTGGCGCCGCTGTTGGTGCCGGAGTGGGGCGTAGGGCGGGTGTTGGCCGGGGTGCTGCTTTACAGCTGTCTGCTCGTTCCCGCCGTCACCAACTATTTCTCCATCTCCCGCCTGTTGCTTCGTCTTGCCCGGGCTCTCATCCATGGCTGGAATAAGGGCGG GTCTGCCCTACACACCGGGCTGGCGGCGTCCTTGGGATATGTGGTGTCATGGGCTGCCCACTGGATGCAAAATACCTTTAGGCAGTTCCTCTACTGCCTGCTGAATGCCCTGGCGTTACCCTTCATCATCCTCTACTGCGTTCTTCGACTCCTGCACCGCGTCTATCTCACCTTCGACGGCTTCAGGATAACCAGTAACCAG GTGGTGTTCTTCCTGCTCTtgcagcagctggtgacgcccctcGCCCACTTGACGGCTCTCTACTTCCTCCTGTTCTACACCGTCCTTCACTACCTCCACAAAGCCCTTTTC ACTCGCCGTTGGTCAGGAGCCCTGCACGCTACAGAGGTCCGGGACCTGATCCGGCTCACAGCCTGGTATATGGTCGTCAGGCTGGGCAAGGGCGTCGCCATGTCCTTCGTCCTCGTCATGTTCACCCTTCAGTTCAACCACGTCGAGGCTGACCTGGTGTACATCGTCACCACCTTCCTCTACTTCGTCGTCACCCAGCGCAAGTGGACAG GCAACGAACGTATTGTGATGTGGATTCGTACTCTTGAAATGGAgttcctggaggaggaagaggaattcTGGGTTCCCATGCTCCTCCGGGGAGTCCCTGTGGCGGCGTCGGTGTGTGTGGCGGCGCCCCTGACCGTATCCTGCCCCGGGCTGGTTTTAGTGGCTGTCTACACCAACCTACTGGTGCCGGGGCTGCTCCTAAGGGCGGAGTACTTAGCTCATGAGGCTAGGGATGGCGTCGTTACCTCCAAGTGCAGGAGGGCTACTGCTGAa GAGATAGCTCACAACTCGACGTGTCCTGTGTGCCTGGAGGAGGTTCGCCAAGGGCGCGTCACCCCGTGTCGCCACCTCTACCACGCCGCCTGCCTCAGGAGATGCCTAGCGCTCTCCCCGCTCTGCCCCCTGTGTAAACAAACTATTTAA
- the LOC123766862 gene encoding uncharacterized protein isoform X4 — translation MPLPSPYRNPGRWRAVVFQQEVRHGTAGCLLSLVLLAPLLVPEWGVGRVLAGVLLYSCLLVPAVTNYFSISRLLLRLARALIHGWNKGGRGNDGLPGYSWLLLLVLAPYFLYVLRTRPILVIAAAVLYGGVILPMALHSQLPEGSLLWLPRAVVALLFTRSALHTGLAASLGYVVSWAAHWMQNTFRQFLYCLLNALALPFIILYCVLRLLHRVYLTFDGFRITSNQVVFFLLLQQLVTPLAHLTALYFLLFYTVLHYLHKALFTRRWSGALHATEVRDLIRLTAWYMVVRLGKGVAMSFVLVMFTLQFNHVEADLVYIVTTFLYFVVTQRKWTGNERIVMWIRTLEMEFLEEEEEFWVPMLLRGVPVAASVCVAAPLTVSCPGLVLVAVYTNLLVPGLLLRAEYLAHEARDGVVTSKCRRATAEEIAHNSTCPVCLEEVRQGRVTPCRHLYHAACLRRCLALSPLCPLCKQTI, via the exons ATGCCGCTGCCTTCCCCATACCGTAACCCGGGCCGCTGGCGAGCCGTTGTATTCCAGCAAGAGGTCAGACACGGCACTGCAG GTTGTCTGCTGTCTCTGGTGCTGCTGGCGCCGCTGTTGGTGCCGGAGTGGGGCGTAGGGCGGGTGTTGGCCGGGGTGCTGCTTTACAGCTGTCTGCTCGTTCCCGCCGTCACCAACTATTTCTCCATCTCCCGCCTGTTGCTTCGTCTTGCCCGGGCTCTCATCCATGGCTGGAATAAGG GTGGGCGTGGGAACGACGGTCTGCCTGGCTACTCCTGGCTCCTCCTGCTGGTCCTGGCGCCCTACTTCCTCTACGTGCTGAGGACGCGACCCATCTTGGTGATTGCAGCAGCCGTCCTCTACGGCGGCGTCATCCTACCCATGGCTCTCCACTCCCAGCTACCCGAGGGCTCCCTCCTCTGGCTCCCAAGGGCGGTGGTGGCTCTATTATTCACGCG GTCTGCCCTACACACCGGGCTGGCGGCGTCCTTGGGATATGTGGTGTCATGGGCTGCCCACTGGATGCAAAATACCTTTAGGCAGTTCCTCTACTGCCTGCTGAATGCCCTGGCGTTACCCTTCATCATCCTCTACTGCGTTCTTCGACTCCTGCACCGCGTCTATCTCACCTTCGACGGCTTCAGGATAACCAGTAACCAG GTGGTGTTCTTCCTGCTCTtgcagcagctggtgacgcccctcGCCCACTTGACGGCTCTCTACTTCCTCCTGTTCTACACCGTCCTTCACTACCTCCACAAAGCCCTTTTC ACTCGCCGTTGGTCAGGAGCCCTGCACGCTACAGAGGTCCGGGACCTGATCCGGCTCACAGCCTGGTATATGGTCGTCAGGCTGGGCAAGGGCGTCGCCATGTCCTTCGTCCTCGTCATGTTCACCCTTCAGTTCAACCACGTCGAGGCTGACCTGGTGTACATCGTCACCACCTTCCTCTACTTCGTCGTCACCCAGCGCAAGTGGACAG GCAACGAACGTATTGTGATGTGGATTCGTACTCTTGAAATGGAgttcctggaggaggaagaggaattcTGGGTTCCCATGCTCCTCCGGGGAGTCCCTGTGGCGGCGTCGGTGTGTGTGGCGGCGCCCCTGACCGTATCCTGCCCCGGGCTGGTTTTAGTGGCTGTCTACACCAACCTACTGGTGCCGGGGCTGCTCCTAAGGGCGGAGTACTTAGCTCATGAGGCTAGGGATGGCGTCGTTACCTCCAAGTGCAGGAGGGCTACTGCTGAa GAGATAGCTCACAACTCGACGTGTCCTGTGTGCCTGGAGGAGGTTCGCCAAGGGCGCGTCACCCCGTGTCGCCACCTCTACCACGCCGCCTGCCTCAGGAGATGCCTAGCGCTCTCCCCGCTCTGCCCCCTGTGTAAACAAACTATTTAA
- the LOC123766862 gene encoding uncharacterized protein isoform X2, with the protein MAGIRAGGRGNDGLPGYSWLLLLVLAPYFLYVLRTRPILVIAAAVLYGGVILPMALHSQLPEGSLLWLPRAVVALLFTRSALHTGLAASLGYVVSWAAHWMQNTFRQFLYCLLNALALPFIILYCVLRLLHRVYLTFDGFRITSNQVVFFLLLQQLVTPLAHLTALYFLLFYTVLHYLHKALFTRRWSGALHATEVRDLIRLTAWYMVVRLGKGVAMSFVLVMFTLQFNHVEADLVYIVTTFLYFVVTQRKWTGNERIVMWIRTLEMEFLEEEEEFWVPMLLRGVPVAASVCVAAPLTVSCPGLVLVAVYTNLLVPGLLLRAEYLAHEARDGVVTSKCRRATAEEIAHNSTCPVCLEEVRQGRVTPCRHLYHAACLRRCLALSPLCPLCKQTI; encoded by the exons ATGGCTGGAATAAGGGCGG GTGGGCGTGGGAACGACGGTCTGCCTGGCTACTCCTGGCTCCTCCTGCTGGTCCTGGCGCCCTACTTCCTCTACGTGCTGAGGACGCGACCCATCTTGGTGATTGCAGCAGCCGTCCTCTACGGCGGCGTCATCCTACCCATGGCTCTCCACTCCCAGCTACCCGAGGGCTCCCTCCTCTGGCTCCCAAGGGCGGTGGTGGCTCTATTATTCACGCG GTCTGCCCTACACACCGGGCTGGCGGCGTCCTTGGGATATGTGGTGTCATGGGCTGCCCACTGGATGCAAAATACCTTTAGGCAGTTCCTCTACTGCCTGCTGAATGCCCTGGCGTTACCCTTCATCATCCTCTACTGCGTTCTTCGACTCCTGCACCGCGTCTATCTCACCTTCGACGGCTTCAGGATAACCAGTAACCAG GTGGTGTTCTTCCTGCTCTtgcagcagctggtgacgcccctcGCCCACTTGACGGCTCTCTACTTCCTCCTGTTCTACACCGTCCTTCACTACCTCCACAAAGCCCTTTTC ACTCGCCGTTGGTCAGGAGCCCTGCACGCTACAGAGGTCCGGGACCTGATCCGGCTCACAGCCTGGTATATGGTCGTCAGGCTGGGCAAGGGCGTCGCCATGTCCTTCGTCCTCGTCATGTTCACCCTTCAGTTCAACCACGTCGAGGCTGACCTGGTGTACATCGTCACCACCTTCCTCTACTTCGTCGTCACCCAGCGCAAGTGGACAG GCAACGAACGTATTGTGATGTGGATTCGTACTCTTGAAATGGAgttcctggaggaggaagaggaattcTGGGTTCCCATGCTCCTCCGGGGAGTCCCTGTGGCGGCGTCGGTGTGTGTGGCGGCGCCCCTGACCGTATCCTGCCCCGGGCTGGTTTTAGTGGCTGTCTACACCAACCTACTGGTGCCGGGGCTGCTCCTAAGGGCGGAGTACTTAGCTCATGAGGCTAGGGATGGCGTCGTTACCTCCAAGTGCAGGAGGGCTACTGCTGAa GAGATAGCTCACAACTCGACGTGTCCTGTGTGCCTGGAGGAGGTTCGCCAAGGGCGCGTCACCCCGTGTCGCCACCTCTACCACGCCGCCTGCCTCAGGAGATGCCTAGCGCTCTCCCCGCTCTGCCCCCTGTGTAAACAAACTATTTAA
- the LOC123766862 gene encoding uncharacterized protein isoform X3: MGGLLFCGRGNDGLPGYSWLLLLVLAPYFLYVLRTRPILVIAAAVLYGGVILPMALHSQLPEGSLLWLPRAVVALLFTRSALHTGLAASLGYVVSWAAHWMQNTFRQFLYCLLNALALPFIILYCVLRLLHRVYLTFDGFRITSNQVVFFLLLQQLVTPLAHLTALYFLLFYTVLHYLHKALFTRRWSGALHATEVRDLIRLTAWYMVVRLGKGVAMSFVLVMFTLQFNHVEADLVYIVTTFLYFVVTQRKWTGNERIVMWIRTLEMEFLEEEEEFWVPMLLRGVPVAASVCVAAPLTVSCPGLVLVAVYTNLLVPGLLLRAEYLAHEARDGVVTSKCRRATAEEIAHNSTCPVCLEEVRQGRVTPCRHLYHAACLRRCLALSPLCPLCKQTI, encoded by the exons ATGGGAGGTTTGCTATTCT GTGGGCGTGGGAACGACGGTCTGCCTGGCTACTCCTGGCTCCTCCTGCTGGTCCTGGCGCCCTACTTCCTCTACGTGCTGAGGACGCGACCCATCTTGGTGATTGCAGCAGCCGTCCTCTACGGCGGCGTCATCCTACCCATGGCTCTCCACTCCCAGCTACCCGAGGGCTCCCTCCTCTGGCTCCCAAGGGCGGTGGTGGCTCTATTATTCACGCG GTCTGCCCTACACACCGGGCTGGCGGCGTCCTTGGGATATGTGGTGTCATGGGCTGCCCACTGGATGCAAAATACCTTTAGGCAGTTCCTCTACTGCCTGCTGAATGCCCTGGCGTTACCCTTCATCATCCTCTACTGCGTTCTTCGACTCCTGCACCGCGTCTATCTCACCTTCGACGGCTTCAGGATAACCAGTAACCAG GTGGTGTTCTTCCTGCTCTtgcagcagctggtgacgcccctcGCCCACTTGACGGCTCTCTACTTCCTCCTGTTCTACACCGTCCTTCACTACCTCCACAAAGCCCTTTTC ACTCGCCGTTGGTCAGGAGCCCTGCACGCTACAGAGGTCCGGGACCTGATCCGGCTCACAGCCTGGTATATGGTCGTCAGGCTGGGCAAGGGCGTCGCCATGTCCTTCGTCCTCGTCATGTTCACCCTTCAGTTCAACCACGTCGAGGCTGACCTGGTGTACATCGTCACCACCTTCCTCTACTTCGTCGTCACCCAGCGCAAGTGGACAG GCAACGAACGTATTGTGATGTGGATTCGTACTCTTGAAATGGAgttcctggaggaggaagaggaattcTGGGTTCCCATGCTCCTCCGGGGAGTCCCTGTGGCGGCGTCGGTGTGTGTGGCGGCGCCCCTGACCGTATCCTGCCCCGGGCTGGTTTTAGTGGCTGTCTACACCAACCTACTGGTGCCGGGGCTGCTCCTAAGGGCGGAGTACTTAGCTCATGAGGCTAGGGATGGCGTCGTTACCTCCAAGTGCAGGAGGGCTACTGCTGAa GAGATAGCTCACAACTCGACGTGTCCTGTGTGCCTGGAGGAGGTTCGCCAAGGGCGCGTCACCCCGTGTCGCCACCTCTACCACGCCGCCTGCCTCAGGAGATGCCTAGCGCTCTCCCCGCTCTGCCCCCTGTGTAAACAAACTATTTAA